A genomic window from Pyricularia oryzae 70-15 chromosome 7, whole genome shotgun sequence includes:
- a CDS encoding methylcrotonoyl-CoA carboxylase subunit beta, whose translation MSLTRPSREFLHLPRQLARTTSRTRPSSTGSNTGITTNQTRRISTLPQTRPSRQTAAPTQTPIRQTRSVATFTPPFQAGAVSRIETNVDPTSPEFRENEASMAELMTRLDTLTRKAQQGGNAKAKEKHIARGKMLPRDRIAALIDPGSSFMELSALAAHEVYPEADVPAAGIITGVGVVEGVTCMIVANDSTVKGGTYYPMTVKKHLRAQAVAQENRLPCIYLVDSGGANLPHQADVFPDQNHFGRIFYNQARMSSQGIPQIAVVMGPCTAGGAYVPAMSDESIIVGNQGHIFLAGPPLVKAATGEVVTPEELGGGEMHSSVSGVTDYLAVDDAHALVLARRSVSNLNWPTNESKSSQELSYEEPLYPAEELLGIASPNLRKPLPIREVIARIVDGSAFSEFKRDYGTTLVTGFASIYGQKVGIVANDGVLLGTSAVKGAHFIELCAQRGVPLVFLQNISGFMVGKEAERDGIAKHGAKLVTAVACADVPKFTVVVGGSYGAGNYGMCGRAYSPRFMWLWPNARVGVMGAEQLAAVMETVGKPDPELKDRIEKETDAVFSSARLWDDGVIPPQHTRRYLGLGLRAAMSGRNEVKPGNTKFGVFRM comes from the exons ATGTCTCTCACGCGGCCGTCGCGAGAGTTCCTCCACCTCCCCCGCCAATTGGCGAGGACGACGTCACGAACTCGACCATCATCGACCGGCAGCAACACTGGAATCACCACCAACCAGACACGACGCATCAGCACACTGCCACAAACCAGACCAAGCCGACAAACAGCAGCACCCACTCAAACCCCGATCCGCCAAACCCGGTCGGTAGCAACCTTCACGCCGCCCTTTCAAGCCGGCGCGGTCTCGCGCATCGAGACAAATGTCGACCCAACATCGCCCGAGTTCCGTGAGAACGAGGCCAGCATGGCCGAGCTCATGACCCGCCTGGACACGCTGACCCGCAAGGCGCAGCAGGGAGGCaacgccaaggccaaggagaagcACATCGCGAGGGGCAAGATGCTGCCGCGCGACAGGATAGCTGCCCTGATCGACCCGGGCTCGTCCTTCATGGAGCTGAGCGCTTTGGCTGCTCACGAAGTCTACCCAGAGGCCGATGTGCCTGCCGCTGGCATCATCACCGGAGTGGGTGTCGTCGAGGGCGTCACCTGTATGATTGTCGCCAACGACAGCACCGTCAAGGGCGGGACATACTACCCCATGACGGTCAAGAAGCACTTGAGGGCACAGGCTGTGGCTCAGGAAAACAGGCTACC GTGCATATACCTTGTCGATTCGGGTGGTGCCAACCTTCCGCACCAGGCCGATGTGTTCCCCGATCAAAACCACTTTGGTCGTATCTTCTACAACCAAGCTCGTATGTCTTCGCAAGGAATCCCTCAAATTGCCGTGGTCATGGGCCCTTGCACGGCAGGAGGAGCATACGTGCCTGCCATGAGCGACGAGAGCATCATTGTTGGCAACCAAGGCCATATCTTCCTTGCTGGACCGCCACTTGTCAAGGCGGCCACAGGTGAAGTTGTCACACCAGAAGAGTTGGGAGGTGGCGAGATGCACTCTTCAGTATCTGGAGTTACCGACTACTTGGCTGTGGACGATGCACATGCTCTAGTGCTCGCTAGGCGATCCGTCAGCAACCTGAACTGGCCTACCAACGAATCCAAGTCTTCTCAGGAACTTTCATATGAGGAGCCCCTATATCCGGCAGAGGAACTTCTGGGCATTGCATCACCTAACCTACGCAAGCCCCTACCGATTCGAGAAGTTATAGCCCGCATAGTGGATGGCTCGGCCTTTTCCGAGTTCAAGCGGGACTATGGCACGACCCTGGTTACGGGTTTTGCGTCCATCTACGGCCAAAAAGTCGGCATCGTGGCCAACGATGGTGTGCTGCTCGGCACGTCAGCCGTCAAGGGTGCACACTTTATTGAGCTGTGCGCCCAACGCGGGGTCCCTCTTGTGTTTTTGCAGAACATCTCTGGCTTCATGGTTGGCAAGGAGGCTGAACGTGATGGCATTGCCAAGCACGGTGCCAAACTAGTCACTGCAGTGGCGTGTGCTGATGTGCCCAAGTTCACGGTGGTAGTCGGCGGCAGCTACGGCGCCGGCAACTATGGCATGTGCGGCAGGGCATACAGCCCTCGCTTCATGTGGCTGTGGCCCAATGCCCGCGTCGGCGTCATGGGTGCCGAGCAGCTCGCTGCCGTCATGGAGACGGTCGGAAAGCCAGACCCGGAGCTGAAGGACAGGATTGAGAAGGAGACGGATGCCGTGTTTTCGAGTGCTCGATTATGG GATGATGGAGTAATCCCACCCCAACACACACGCAGGTACCTGGGCTTGGGCCTACGGGCTGCCATGTCGGGGCGCAATGAGGTCAAGCCCGGCAACACCAAGTTCGGCGTGTTCAGGATGTAG
- a CDS encoding isovaleryl-CoA dehydrogenase 2 produces the protein MASMRAVATLARPAAATLRPQTLAALIPSSASASTTTSSSAINTSTTPSSRLRRSIPSRRQISTTAPRASSRAPKPKHPAGFVAPDQAALDELRASVQEFVRAEIPEEVAARTDKENEFPADMWGKLGDMGLLGVAAEESVGGLAMGYQAHCIVMEELSRASASIALSYAAHSQLCVNQLQLNGNPEQKQRFMPDLIAGRKVGALAMSESGSGSDVVSMRTRATRTADGSGWLLNGSKMWITNGPDADVIIVYAKSDTECQPSKGITAFIVERQPGLQCLRKLDKMGMRGSNTGELVLENVIVPDENVLGEVNAGVRVLMEGLDLERLVLSAGPLGIMQAALDVALPYAHARQQFGRPIAEFQLVQGRLADMYTKLQVSRAYTYATARRIDESGEIKTADCAGAILYAAERATEVALDCIQVLGGMGYTEDMPASRLLRDAKLYEIGAGTSEVRRMVIGRYFNREYSLNQ, from the exons ATGGCTAGCATGCGAGCAGTCGCAACCCTGGCcaggcccgccgccgccactctCCGCCCACAGACCCTCGCTGCCCTCATACCATCATCAGCATCAGCATCGACAACGACCAGCAGTAGCGCCATCAACACATCCACAACTCCATCCTCCCGGCTGCGCCGCTCAATCCCCAGCCGCCGCCAGATCTCGACGACAGCACCGCGGGCCTCTTCCCGCGCTCCCAAGCCCAAACACCCGGCAGGCTTCGTAGCGCCGGACCAGGCGGCGCTGGACGAGCTCCGCGCCTCGGTGCAGGAGTTCGTCCGGGCCGAGATCCCCGAGGAGGTGGCAGCGCGCACCGACAAGGAGAACGAGTTCCCCGCCGACATGTGGGGCAAGCTGGGTGACATGGGTCTGCTGGGcgtggcggccgaggagagcGTCGGCGGGCTCGCCATGGGCTACCAGGCGCACTGCATCGTCATGGAGGAGCTTTCCCGCGCGAGCGCCAGCATCGCACTAAGCTACGCCGCGCACTCGCAGCTGTGCGTCAACCAGCTCCAGCTCAACGGCAACCCCGAGCAGAAGCAGCGCTTCATGCCGGATCTGATTGCCGGCCGCAAGGTCGGCGCACTGGCCATGAGCGAGAGCGGCTCCGGGTCAGACGTCGTCAGCATGCGCACCCGCGCGACCCGCACGGCCGACGGGTCCGGCTGGCTGCTTAACGGCAGCAAGATGTGGATCACCAACGGGCCCGATGCCGACGTGATCATCGTCTACGCCAAGAGCGACACCGAGTGCCAGCCATCCAAGGGCATCACGGCATTCATCGTCGAGCGCCAGCCGGGGCTGCAGTGCCTGCGCAAGTTGGACAAGATGGGCATGCGTGGCAGCAACACGGGTGAGCTTGTGCTTGAGAACGTCATTGTGCCGGACGAGAACGTGCTCGGCGAAGTCAACGCAGGCGTCCGCGTCCTCATGGAGGGTCTCGACCTCGAGCGTCTTGTCCTGAGTGCCGGTCCGCTCGGCATCATGCAGGCTGCCCTCGACGTCGCCCTTCCCTACGCCCACGCACGCCAGCAGTTTGGCCGCCCCATCGCCGAGTTCCAGCTGGTCCAGGGCCGCCTTGCCGACATGTACACCAAGCTGCAGGTATCGAGGGCCTACACATACGCCACCGCCAGGCGCATCGACGAGTCGGGCGAGATCAAAACCGCTGATTGTGCGGGAGCCATTCTATACGCTGCTGAGCGCGCCACCGAGGTAGccctcgattgcattcagGTCTTGGGTGGGATGGGGTAcacagaggatatgcctgccAGCCGGCTGTTGAGAGA TGCGAAGCTGTACGAGATTGGCGCAGGCACCAGCGAAGTAAGGAGGATGGTGATCGGTCGTTACTTCAACAGGGAGTACTCGCTCAACCAATGA